From Cucumis melo cultivar AY chromosome 3, USDA_Cmelo_AY_1.0, whole genome shotgun sequence:
TTATTCTACTATATCCAGAAAGGAAGTTGTTGGTTTaaatatcataattaatcattgtatacgttttaattttttttctaataaaattGTTTCctctatgtatatatatatatatatatatattaagtagACTATCTCGGAAGGAGTTGTTGATGGTAAGGCCATTATTGGTAGATCAACAACTTTACATATAGGAAATTTTGATTTATGTACCTATCATGAAGACAAAGTATACTTATATGATATACATTATTTCTTTGTCTTTAACCTCGATTTTGGCTCGAACTTGTCTCACGCAAGTTTTCGAAGATACTTATTGAAAGGAAATGAGTAGGCTAACTTTAcaaaaaagtttcaaaagaaaattgtaTATAAGTGAAGACATCTATTTTCTttgatatatataattaaggTTTTTGAATGAAtccaaaatcaaaataattatgtaTAAAATAGAAAGTATTGTATTAATACACGATGGTTTATTGTCCTAATCCTAGTAACTTGCTTTATGGGTGGTAGTACAATGAACGAccaaagataaaaagaaaataataataataaataagttgGAATAGTTtgagaatgaactaaaatatgaATTTTTGCTCTCCTATCTAATATTCTCTTAAACTTTAAACATATATACTATATCTATAAACCTTTTAGATGTATTGAAAGTGCTCGTGAGTTTTGAAATCTAATAGGTCATTGACTTATTTGATAACTTTTTTTAACTTTGCGACTTACCCATGAATACAATTTATAAGGACTACTGTCctgttaattattttttaaaactagacGAAGAACTCTTATCTCGCCTTTGTTGTACTAAAAAGGATGTCTATTAACACATAGTGAGACAGTGCGCAAGTTCTACAACCCTTCTTTTGTTGTCAACACCCCTTCCGAACATTTAGTGCTTACTTGAAAGTAatactaaaataatttttattatgtttaaaATCATTCCAAAGTAATTTACTATTTAATTATAtacttttaaactaaatttgaTATCATCAAAATTAGTTTTGAACTAAAAAAAAGCTTTTTAACAGTTTTATAACTATTTACAAACATGCCTTACTTTAACTAAACTTGTGAGAGGAAAAATTCATCCATTTGATAATCTATATTATTTccttattgctattgattcattttctaaatattaaaacaataaCTTAATATAGGTTTATTATTAagattttaaaactaatttttttaaaatgatagaaattcttttaaaagaatacCTAAACAATGTTATCTATAACTAAAGACAGGTAAAGAACGTAATGTAGTAGTAAAATGAAGAATATATATGCAtacaatttttttgtagaaaaaTACATATGTTTATGAccttaaccttattcctatcaCCACCACATAAATTGAGGTTTTCGATATATGTCCAAGTTCTTTTCACAAACAATCTTGTTATTCCGTATTGCAGGAGCCATTATTAACACTAAGAAAAAGAGAGCTACCAAAATTTCACAATCCAATTGACTTGAcagaattaaaattttgttttaatagcAATAATAATGTGTGCTTAAAAATTAAATCTGATGAAGGGGGAAAAGCAAAGTTAAAAGTATTTGTCACAACCCGATTCTCTCCAAACAAGACATTAGGTGTAGTTATGGAGTCATTAAGGGCCCTCACGCCTCCACTCCCTCAGCCCTCATATCAAAGGACTTCACGGACGTACCTCGCCTGATGGGTACGACATGACGACCCAATTTGAGCATGAAGGTAAGGCGACGTGTCGTTTTTCATAAGTTCGGCTTTTCTTTTTTGCACCCACTCTAGGGCACAACATTCAACACAAGCGGGCCCAACCCAGCTTGGACCATTTCCACTAATGGGTTCTTCTCAGGCCCAATTTACGCGTTTACAAAATTTGTGGGTTTTGACTCATGAATTCTCCGCACGACACGTCACCACGTGTAGGACTTGTTTggaattttcaatttttaggaTTAGGACTGTGTTTGACTCGGTCTACCGAGATAATTTTCTAGCATTACTATACTATATATTACTTTCATTCATAATTTGACACGTTGCatgatttttaaatattatcaTCATACTATAAGCAACAAAGGGCAGTAGcttggaattttttttattagaagtctaatttctttttcttacatATAATATCACATGTGAATCAAAAGGTTTAGAGATAACAAATTTAGGTCAAGATGGTGACGCACCTATAATTTGATTGATCttgattttatttatataatacgACCGACCAATTGAATGAAGTTAGTGAACAAATTAATGATGCTTGGAGGGGGTGCAAATActaaattgagtttttttttttttttttggggggggggggggtgttgGTGGTCGATTTTTGTTATGATGATAAGTTTTTTGTATTTGCTGTTGGACCCCTAGTTGCAACTGAAGACCACATATGAAATTTAAACATTTTGGAGTTAAATCTAGAAAATGTTTCCTTAAGAACGTCAAAATCAATGACAACATTTTGCAAGATCCGACATAGACTAAGATGTGAGATTTAAGTTGGAAAAATTCATTTCAACATTGACCAAAGTGTTTGGGAGATGAACTTGGACCAAAATGTTTAAAGTCATTGAAATTGTCTAGAGTATAAATTATGGATTTtaagaaagaaggaaaattaagtttatactATCCATCTCAAAGTTAGAGATTCAATTCCTCCGATTTAGATATTAACGAAAGTTAtgttaataaatttttattatctcataaaatgaaattacaactatttgcaaaaataaaaaggaaagaaaaaaagttatatggttaaaaagtaaacaaacaaacaaaaaagcaTAAAATGTTGCCGACTTACATGTGGCTTACATCTTAGTTATACTTCATGAATTTTGAATCAAATAAGAACATTTTAGGGTCTGTATATACTTTTTTGATCGAACACATTGTACTAGGATTTCTGCATTTCAAAAACTATACAAATTAAACTTTtacttttaagttttttttttagttttcatgtggttttttatttctaatttttaataaatttctatTAGTCCGGTCCATATTTTATCTTCTGTGCATCCAAACTATAAACTCTACTAGATACGCAAATCCAAACTATAGACTAAGAATAGCTGGGTGGCCTCTTTTCACTGTTGGATGTGTATTCTTTCTTTTCGGATGAATTATTCACTTGTACACTACTTATatccctttttctctttttcttatgATATCCGTGAACGTCCAAACAAGCTTACGTGCACCTAAGAATCTAATCTTACTAGACAACTCACTAACCCAGAAAAGAGATATAACCCAAAAAAGAAATGCGTATCTCATAGTTCTTTAAGGGGATAGCAGCATTGAAAAGTCATATACTGGAAGAGATTTTGATGGAACAATCCTACCACCTTAACTTTGAAAAGCCTATCATCTCAACAAATTCATCATCAAAAGGACATTCTGTTTCATACTAAAAAATTACTAAATCAATGGTGGCAACGAAGGCTCTGGCCTCATCCAAAATCATCATAAGGTTATCTTGTGCaggtaaatataaaaaaaagaaaaagagactGATTAAACAGATTTCCAGCTAAAGAGATGAAATCGTGGGCAAAAGCATTCCCATCTTTCACATCGATCAGTAATAATACTCTACATTTAACTGCTGATTTCTCTATCGACTTTTGTTCTCTTGGAGCTAGGCATTTCTGACACGCTACTACTTCTCTGCTGGAACATGGGGTCATGCTGATATGCGCAATTGGCCCCATGCCGACATCCTCTCGAGCTGTTAAAGTATATGCAAGGCTTCATTATCTTGAACTTCGCATCTCTTGATGGCTGGTTCTGTAAGAACTCCTGGTTTGTGCCCGATGGCTGATTGTGACGGTTCCCGAATTGCTGCCGAGGGGGATCGTCTTGTCTCTCCCCTCCATGTTGCTGAATCAAACTTTTATAGTAATTCAAGTCCCTCATTGGGGCTCCGGTGGAGGGCAGGGAAGAAACAGGTATGCCCCTTGAGGAAGGGTGAGCATTGGAGACAGGTCCTACACTCCCTCCATTTGGTTGAGAATAAAACGGACTGCCTGATATAGGCATAATGGTGGCATTGGTATCAGACATATGCATATGTACGAGCGGTGGGTCGGGAGACGGTATTGGCTTTTGAGTGCTAGTCAAAGCACCAGAATCCACAACCAGCTGTTCAATCATTTTTGGATTGTTGAGAATATTAACAAGCAATTCACGGTCAATCGAGTTACCTACGTCATTGCTCTTCACTAGTGCACTGAGTGCCGCTGATGCAGCAGCAACAACATCACGTTCGTTGCCAAAATCCACTCCAACCATGGAACTCACATTAGAAGTAGAACACATTGCATTCAGTAAAGCATGTTGAGATGTGGAAGTACCAGCAGGAACAAATGGGGAGGGCTGTGCACTCATAAGGCCAGAGGCTGGACTTGCATAATCGGAGGAAGACTCCGTTGctccatcttcatcttcaacaGGAGTAATGGGAATCAGAGGTGTCCGACTGTCATCAATACTGGCACGTTCTGAATCAGGTACCACAGAAGGGCTGTACGGATGCAAACCAAATGGTTTTTCAGTATGATGAATAACAAAAAAGCCAATGCCAAAACAGAATTACAAAGTGCAAAGGAAGTAATCAACTTAGGAGGAATTGCAGATGCCCGAGGATAAACCGCTTCAAGTACTCTCATCTCTCTCTGATTTTCAACATCTACCTCTTGGCTTTCTTCACCAACAACCACTCGCCACGTCAAATTCAGCACAAACTACGGGAATAAacattaaaaggaaaagaaaaaaaaactgcCATGGGACAAAGAGCATGAATTTCATGTTAAACTTGCAGAGCCAAAGTTCTACTTcaacacaaaattgaaaacgAAATCACTACTTACCTTAGGTGGACATCTCCATTGATTTACAGGAATTTGTGAGAGCTTTATCTGCAACTGATTCTCTGGATGAGCTACTTCAAATCCAGGAGGCAAAGTGTCATCAGAACCCAAACCCGAACCAGTTGAATGCAAGAGCCACGATGCCTTTGCTTGAAGGTGATCTTGAGCACCCAATCCCACTTGGGAAGGACAATCCTCAGATGAAAACAACCTAACCTGCAAATAAAAGATGCATTTGTTTCTCGTTAGGGTAAGAGCATAAGATTCAAACAAAAGGAGCCAAATAAAAACCTGACAAACTAccaaaaaagagagagaaaaagactCATTCAAAAGAACAAAGCCTGATGGATAACAATAACTCCTAGATGCAAAATGTTCACTTCATGAGAGGGTACAGACTACTCTTCAACAAATATGTTATAGAACATGTTCGAAAGAACATACTAGCTTACTGACCATTTTATAACTTGTGTTTTGAAGGATTAAGATCCCTAAGAAAGTTAAATTTTTTAACTGGAAAGTTTAACTTGGTCGTGTGGACACTATGGATAGGCTTTTGAGGAAGAAGTCTTCGCTTAAAAGGCCATTCTGTAGTTTTCTTTCTCAGAAGATGGAAGAAGACCTGGATCACCTTCTCTGGGGTTGTCAGTTTTTGAGATTGGTGTGGAATTGTTTCTTTCAAGAGTTTCCAAGGAAAGGTCAATTTTTATACTTAGTCGGGGTTGCACTATTTTGTGGGATAGGGGAATAAAGTGTTTAGGGTGAGGAGAAGGACCATGATGGTGTTTGGTCCTTGTTGAGAATTCATCTTTCTCTTTAGGCTTCGATCTTGTAGACTTTTTATAATTATCCTCTAGGTAGCATCTTACTTAGTTGGAAAACCTTTCTACAGAGAAGTTTTGTGGGCTTGTTTTCTGTTGCCCTTGTACTATTTCactttttctcaatgaaagaaagtgtttaaaatatatacacacacacatatccTATTAGATAGAAATACAAAAACCGAGATATTAGAGAGTTATACTGATAATGAACAAGAAGATTCAAAAAGAAATCCAAACAATTGGAAGAACTTGGAACCTCCTCATTCTCTCCTTCATCTAGATATAACCAACTCCTACTAGCAATACTTTGGCTGATAACTAATATACTCTTAGTATCCTACCAATATTGCTCACCACTACCCTAATAGTATTCCTAAATCCTAAGTTCCTAGCAGAAACTCTATAAACAAAATTTCAAGAGTTAATTCCTGTTATTGTGCAAGACTTATACCAACTCCTACTAACAAATACTGTGGCTGACAACTA
This genomic window contains:
- the LOC103488030 gene encoding zinc finger CCCH domain-containing protein 6; its protein translation is MRGLHKGKRVSWASDLNLRQVRLFSSEDCPSQVGLGAQDHLQAKASWLLHSTGSGLGSDDTLPPGFEVAHPENQLQIKLSQIPVNQWRCPPKFVLNLTWRVVVGEESQEVDVENQREMRVLEAVYPRASAIPPNPSVVPDSERASIDDSRTPLIPITPVEDEDGATESSSDYASPASGLMSAQPSPFVPAGTSTSQHALLNAMCSTSNVSSMVGVDFGNERDVVAAASAALSALVKSNDVGNSIDRELLVNILNNPKMIEQLVVDSGALTSTQKPIPSPDPPLVHMHMSDTNATIMPISGSPFYSQPNGGSVGPVSNAHPSSRGIPVSSLPSTGAPMRDLNYYKSLIQQHGGERQDDPPRQQFGNRHNQPSGTNQEFLQNQPSRDAKFKIMKPCIYFNSSRGCRHGANCAYQHDPMFQQRSSSVSEMPSSKRTKVDREISS